A region of the Mesoterricola sediminis genome:
AACTGGTGGACGTCCTCGCGCGCTGCCGGTACGTGGCGCCGGACGGGGAGATCGTGGACGCGGCCCCCGCCCCCGGGGAGTTCGCCTACCGCCGGGGCCTGCCCGGGGACCGCCTGGCCCTGGGCCTGCGGATCCGGCTCGCCGAGGGGGACCCCGCCGCCATCCGGGAGCGGGTGGAGGCCTGCCGGTCCCGGCGGGGCTCCAGCCAGCCCCTGGGCCGGCGCAACGCGGGCTGCATCTTCCGGAACCCCCCGGGGACCAGCGCGGGGCGCCTCATCGACGAGGCCGGGCTGAAGGGGACCCGGATCGGGGACGCCCAGGTGAGCCTGGAGCATGCGAATTTCCTCGTGAACCTGGGCGCCGCCACCCCCGCCGAATTCGGCGAGCTCATGGCCCTGGTGCGGGAGCGGGTCCGGGACCACCATGGGGTGGACCTCGAACCCGAGGTCGAGATCTGGTAAGACTGGTCTCCCATGCCCCTGCTCCCCCGCACCCGCACGCGACGTCCCTGGATGCCCTGGGCCCGGGTGGCCCTCGTGGCCCTGCTGGTGACCGGGGCCGCCTACGCCGCCCTGGAGCTGGGCCACCGCTTCCTGGGCCTCCAGAAGCTCACCATCGAGACGGTGTCCATCTCCGGCTGCCGGGGCGAGCGTCTGGAACAGGCCCAGGCCATCGCCGACCGCCTCTGCCTGGGCAAGCCCCTGTTCTGGTTCGACGCGGACCGCCTCCGGGAGACGCTGGAGGCCCGCCGGTGGGTCAAGGGCCTGCTCATCCGCAGGGATCCCCCCGACCGCCTCAGCCTCGTCATCGAGGAGCGAAAACCCATCCTCTGGCTCGCCCGCCCGGAAGGCGTCTACCTCGTCTCGGACGACGGCATTGTGCTCGACAGGCTCAATCAAGTCGATTTATCGGCCATTCCCGTCGTCGCCGACCCGAAAAGCCAGGAAGACGGCCCCATGGTCCAGCTCATCCGGGCCGCGACGAGCCTTCGCAACCGCCAGAAGGAATTCTACGACCGCCTCACGGAGCTCCGCTGGAGCGCCAAGGGCCCCGTCGCCTACCTGGAAGGGCTTGACGCGCCGATCTATCTCTCGAAAGCGGAACCCACCAAGAATATTCCAAATTTCCAGATGTTGTACCTCAATGAACTCTCAAAACGTCCGGATCTCGCCTCCCTGCGCTACGTCGACCTGCGCTGGGACGACGAGATCGCGGTCGGAGAACCCATGGATGCCCAGCCGCCGCGGACCCAGGCGCGCCCCCGCTGATTTCCGCCCTGTAAATTCAGTTGACGCGCGGTTATGCTTTGGACCAAGGATACGGGAATTCTCATGGTGCAACCAGCCGTACTGCTAGGACTGGATCTCGGAGCAAGCAAGGTCGTCGCCGTCGTCGCAGTCCAGGAGGAAGGCGGCCTGCTGAACGTGACCGGAGCCAGCCTGGCCGCCCCTGAAGGCGGCATCCGCCAGGGCGAGATCACGGACATCAACCTCACGGTCGCCGCCATCATGCGGGCGGTGGAGGAGGCCATGCGCACGGCGGGGCAGACCCGCGTGGACGGCATCCGCGTCGCCGTGGACGGCATCCAGTTCAAGGGCGAGAACCTGCGCGACTCCATCACCATCGCGTCCGCGAACCGCGTCATCACGACGCAGGACCGGGACCGCGTGATGGAGCAGGCCACCAACGGCTGCAAGCTCGCCAAGGAGGAGACGGTCCTGCACCGCATCCCCCAGATGTTCCACATCAAGGGCCAGCGCGACATCCGCAACCCCGTGAACATGATCGGCGACACCCTCGAGGCCGAGGTGCGCATCATCGTGGCGCCCGGCTCGGTGCTGGAGAACATCAACCGCGCGCTGCACCTCTCCAGCCTCCAGGGCGCGGAGCTCATGTACTCGCCGCTGGCCTCGGCCGAGGCCGTCCTGAGCCGCGAGGACGCGGAGAACGGGGCCGTGGTCGTGGACATCGGCGACCAGCTCACCCACCTCGGCGTCTTCCTGCGCGGGACGCTCTTCCACTCCGCGGTCATCCCCATCGGCGGCATGCACTTCACCAAGGACCTGGAGATCACCAAGCACCTGGGCGGCATCTCCCGCGCGGAGCGCATCAAGCGCGTCTACGGCACCGCCCTTCCAGGCCACGTCCCCGCGGAGGAGATGGTGGACCTGGAGGAGGAGGGCCGCCAGGTCTCCCGCCGCGAGCTCGCGGAAGTGCTCCACGCGCGCGCCATCGAGCTGCTCAACATGGTGCTGGCGGAGATCGGCCGGTCCGGTCTCATCCACGAGATCCACGGCGGCGTCCACCTCGTCGGCGGCGGCGCCCTCCTGCCCCACCTGCCCATCCTGGCCCAGAACATCCTGGGCCGTCCCCGCGTCGTGCTGGGCCGCGTGAGCGGCGTCCAGGGCCTGTCCCACGCGATCGCGAACCCGCTCTACACGAACGCCCTCGGCGCCGTGAAGGCCCTGCACCGCAGCATGAACGAGACCACCACCCGCGCCCCCCGGACGGGAGGGATCCTGGATAAGCTCAAGCGATGGATCTGATGCCCATGAACGACATTCCCTTCCTTCCCAACCCCGTCCACCTCCCCGGCGCCAACATCAAGGTCGTCGGCGTGGGCGGCGCCGGCTGCAACGCCCTGGACCGCATGATCCAGAGCGGCGTCGAAGGCGTCCAGTTCATCGCCATGAACACCGACCAGCAGAGCCTCGCGCTCAGCCGGGCCCACGTGAAGATCCCCCTCGGCCCCATGTCCATGCGCGGCCTGGGCGCCGGCGGCAACGCCGAGCGCGGCGCCGTCGCGGCCGAGGAGAGCCGGGACGAGATCCTGGCCCAGCTCCAGGGCGCCGACATGGTGTTCATCACGGGCGGCATGGGCGGCGGCACCGGCACCGGCGCGGCCCCCATCGTGGCCTCCTGCGCCCGCGAGCAGGGCGCCCTCACCGTGGCCGTCGTGCTCACCCCCTTCAAGTGGGAGGGCGTGAACAAGGCCGACCGCGCCAACCAGGGCCTCGACAACCTGCGCAACACGGCCGACACCGTCATCGTCGTGTCCAACGAGAAGCTGCTCACCCTGTGCGACCGCGGGGTCAAGGCCAAGGAGGCCTACCGCGTCGCCGACGGCGTCCTCATCCAGGGCGTCCGCGGCATCACCGACCTCATCCTGCGCCCCGGCATCCTCAACGGCGACTTCGCCGACGTGGAGGCCGTGCTCCGCAACGGCCGCGAGGCCCTCATCGGCACCGGCTCCGGCCGGGGCGAGGAGGCCCTCCTGGACGCCCTCCAGCGGGCGCTGGACTGCCCCCTGCTCGAGCGCGACAACCGCGGCTCCGCCACACAGGTCATCGTCTCCGTCATGGCCGACTGGGACCGGGTCGAGCTCTCCGCCGTCGAGACGGCCATGGGCTTCCTCAGCCGCCACTACCACGGCCTGGCCGACATCAAGCTCTGCCAGGTGGAGGCCCCCGAGCTGGAGGACCGCGCCCTGGTCACCGTGCTCGCCTCCGGATTCCAGGAGCCCGAGGACGCCATCGAACCCATCCCCATGGCGGTGGTCGAGGTGCAGCCCCAGGACCGCTCCGGCTTCGCCGAGCTGCCCCGGCAGGCCTACGGGGACAGCGGCCGGGTCTACGGCGAGGCTCCCGTCCAGGCGGACGCCGTGCCCCCCCTGACCCCCACCCGCCTCCTGCCCCAGGCCCCCACCCCCAGCGGGGAGATGCCCGGCATCCAGGAGGACCTGCACGTCCCCGCCATCATCCGCATGACGCAGGGCCGCCTGCCCATCGAGTAGGCGCGGCGCCTCAGCCCCTCACGCCATTCCCGCCGGCGGCCTTGGCCTCGTACATGGCCCCGTCGGCGCGGCGCAGGAGGGCGTCCAGGTTCTCGCCCGGCTCCAGCTGGGCCACGCCCACGC
Encoded here:
- the murB gene encoding UDP-N-acetylmuramate dehydrogenase, coding for MNPWPDDLLALPHRRDVPFSRLTTLGVGGTCRWLFEPVEEAQAAAFVRACAREGIPFKVLGGGSNLVVLGDVEIPVVRLRLPAVLRREGCEVEAPASYGHMRLAADVAAMGLSGMEYASGIPGTVGGALRMNAGAYGRELVDVLARCRYVAPDGEIVDAAPAPGEFAYRRGLPGDRLALGLRIRLAEGDPAAIRERVEACRSRRGSSQPLGRRNAGCIFRNPPGTSAGRLIDEAGLKGTRIGDAQVSLEHANFLVNLGAATPAEFGELMALVRERVRDHHGVDLEPEVEIW
- the ftsA gene encoding cell division protein FtsA; translation: MVQPAVLLGLDLGASKVVAVVAVQEEGGLLNVTGASLAAPEGGIRQGEITDINLTVAAIMRAVEEAMRTAGQTRVDGIRVAVDGIQFKGENLRDSITIASANRVITTQDRDRVMEQATNGCKLAKEETVLHRIPQMFHIKGQRDIRNPVNMIGDTLEAEVRIIVAPGSVLENINRALHLSSLQGAELMYSPLASAEAVLSREDAENGAVVVDIGDQLTHLGVFLRGTLFHSAVIPIGGMHFTKDLEITKHLGGISRAERIKRVYGTALPGHVPAEEMVDLEEEGRQVSRRELAEVLHARAIELLNMVLAEIGRSGLIHEIHGGVHLVGGGALLPHLPILAQNILGRPRVVLGRVSGVQGLSHAIANPLYTNALGAVKALHRSMNETTTRAPRTGGILDKLKRWI
- a CDS encoding cell division protein FtsQ/DivIB, with amino-acid sequence MPLLPRTRTRRPWMPWARVALVALLVTGAAYAALELGHRFLGLQKLTIETVSISGCRGERLEQAQAIADRLCLGKPLFWFDADRLRETLEARRWVKGLLIRRDPPDRLSLVIEERKPILWLARPEGVYLVSDDGIVLDRLNQVDLSAIPVVADPKSQEDGPMVQLIRAATSLRNRQKEFYDRLTELRWSAKGPVAYLEGLDAPIYLSKAEPTKNIPNFQMLYLNELSKRPDLASLRYVDLRWDDEIAVGEPMDAQPPRTQARPR
- the ftsZ gene encoding cell division protein FtsZ yields the protein MNDIPFLPNPVHLPGANIKVVGVGGAGCNALDRMIQSGVEGVQFIAMNTDQQSLALSRAHVKIPLGPMSMRGLGAGGNAERGAVAAEESRDEILAQLQGADMVFITGGMGGGTGTGAAPIVASCAREQGALTVAVVLTPFKWEGVNKADRANQGLDNLRNTADTVIVVSNEKLLTLCDRGVKAKEAYRVADGVLIQGVRGITDLILRPGILNGDFADVEAVLRNGREALIGTGSGRGEEALLDALQRALDCPLLERDNRGSATQVIVSVMADWDRVELSAVETAMGFLSRHYHGLADIKLCQVEAPELEDRALVTVLASGFQEPEDAIEPIPMAVVEVQPQDRSGFAELPRQAYGDSGRVYGEAPVQADAVPPLTPTRLLPQAPTPSGEMPGIQEDLHVPAIIRMTQGRLPIE